The Ursus arctos isolate Adak ecotype North America chromosome X, UrsArc2.0, whole genome shotgun sequence genome includes the window CTCGTAGCAGTTCACAAGAAGCTGGATCAAACCAGACAGGCGCAAGATGGCGGATGCCATGACAGAAAACCTCTaaccaaataaggaagaaaaggcacaaaaccctgcttcctgcTCCATGTAATAAATATTCTTCCCCCTAGTTAACAACtgtcaataaaagatagaaacccaGCCCCAAGGATGCACTCACTGCTCGCTTCCTGGAATGCTCTCTCtttatctccctccctctcccttcctttctgtctctttctctctctctctctgtccctccactcCTCCTTGGCTGTCATATCTCAAAAGTGTacttttcactttaataaactttcccaCTTGTGTTACTCATCTCCTGTGCTGCATGTCTGTCCTTGAATTCATTCCTTTGACAAGACCAAGAATCTTCGGGACTCCCAGTTCACCTGGCAACAAGTGAAAGAATATAACATTGGGAAAGATTGCATTCTGATGAAAACTAAGATTACTAAATGTAAACACACAATAGAGATGGTAAAGAGTGgactgaaaaatgcaaaaaaaaatagttcttttaaCAATTAAGGAAAAGATGACAGGATGAGGAAATAAagcttataaataaaatgaataaaaatataaggatatgtttttctcttttattttccacaGAATCGGATAACGCAGGTTAAATGGAATAGGAATTTCAGGCAAATACCCTGTTTGTCCCTCCAGATCCACTTGCTGCGTTTTCCACTCTGCTCTTTGTCCTATGAGGTGGACCTATCGAGATGGCTTCAAGGGTTCAGTCTATTAGAGGCACTGGCAGGAGATGGGAACGTGGGAGGAGAACAAGGCCCAGATATCTATTCCTCCAATTGGCCACTGCTTTACAATGGCCATGTTCCTCTACTGAAGGTCACAAACCCTGCACCTAGCCCTCTCCTAGACCCAGGTGCAGCCCACAGTTCTTTCCACATCCTGGAAAACTCTCCTTCCCTGTACCGTTTCAGACCCAGGGCTAGTAACTGAACCTCAGCTGTTTTATTCCTCATGCTTCGCCGTCCCTTTGCTTTCCTTTAACCCTTTCCAAACCTTTGTAAGTCATTTAACCCTACTCAATTACCTTATTTGAGAATTGCATCATTATTACACTACCCGAAATTGACACGGATGTATCAATGAGCCCTGTTGCTCAACTATAGACCCCAACAGTTGAAACCAGAAGTAGTTGAGCTGGCTTAACTCATGCTCTAACTAAACCCCTTTGTGCTCATTTCTTATCGCACTTTCTTTAGGCATCAATGAAGATGTTTTGCAATGACCAGAACTTCCCAACTGCCAGGCCGGGAAAGCCCTGATAACAACGGAATGCCTAGCCTAGAAGGCCATACCCCACAAGTCCCCATTTCTGCCCATGGTCCTGTGCTGAACACACACCGACCCCCAACCATGACCACACACTCTCTGCCTGTTTTCTTGCTCATTCCCCCCTGAACCTCTCCCTATAAAACTCTAGCTGTCCATGCTGTGGGCGGAGAGGTTGGTTGGTAAGACTTGAGCCTGCCACCTGCCCGGCTGCCAACACTCAAAATAAATGTCTCCCTGCCTCTTTTTCAAACCCTAGTCTCTTGAGTTATTGGCTTCTCTTGCAACGAGTTTATCTGAGTTTGTTTGGCAACAGTGTTGGCAAACCCAGCCAGGAGCTGTGCTTTCGATTTGTCCAGCCCCCTGCCAGAATCCCCTAGGACAGAGCATTTATCCAGGGCAGCATATGGGGCTCACCAGTTCATTTTCTGAGTTAGCGGCAGTAACAGAagcactaattaaaaaaaataataataacacgAATAGAGGAAAAACtccaggctttaggtcagagtgACCCATCTAGCAGAGAAGATAATGAAATAAGTCTCttactttgaaatgaaaaaaaagaaaaaaaccacaaaaaccctaGGATAACACAAAGGTTAGAAAGAGAATCATAAACCCATCCAGGCAGGGAGAAAAGAAGTTAcctatgataaaataattttaaaagatcaggCTGGTATCAGACCTTTTTCCTGTAATGCTAATTGTCAGAAGACATTGAAGCATCATCAACAAAATTTTGAGAGCCTACTTAAGCTGGAACAGAAAGCTGTTTACAGCCATGCAAGAACTTAGGAGAGCGTACCATCCACAAATAGTTCTAagtgatcttttctttctttcgttttttttaaagcacttgtgAGCATTTAATGAACCTCCCTCCATGTGGCTTCAAGCTACCAGGacacagccccccctcccccaacatacACACTCTTAATCTTCTCAGCTCTTCTACTGAACAATTTGGACTTCACAAGGACAGGCTGTTTGGGGCGTTTTTCCTTCCCCAAAACTTTGTAGTAGCTCGATGGTGCCACATCAATGTTAGGAGGAGCTCTGGTCTTGTTTTTGGCAGCACTTACTCGTGTCTGCTCACTGACTAATGTCCACAGTTCATCAAGACTGACGGTTAGGCAGAAGCTCTGGTTCCTCTTTAAGTGGGAATGCCTCAGACCAACTTTTCCAAAATAACCTGGGTGATATTTGTGGAAGTGGATCCTGTGGTGATGGGTGCCACCAGCATTACCCCAGCCCCCTAAGTGCTTCTGGTGCTTGCTGATGAGGCTGTGGCCATGGCTCACGTGGCCCTGAAGTTTCCGGTTCTTTCTCAGTCTGGACGGCATGTCAGCAGCCCAGATGAAAGACAGTCTGAgtaatattttccaaagaaggatAAATTCCAACAAACCAAAAGGTGTATCACAATAAGTAATTTCAATGGAgagaaaatatgatttaaaagcAGTTGTGAGGGATGCCtaagtggttcagtcagttgggcgtccaactcttgattttggttcaggtcaagatctcagggtggtgagatcaagtcccacatgggactctgtgctggggggggggtctgctcactcggggttctctctctccctctctctctgcccctccccctgctcaccagtttgctctctctctctctcaagcaattGTGCTTAAAAAAGTAATTGTGCTGACTACTTGAGATCGGTAATATTTATGTTCAGTGTTGAAATAATTGTTAACACGGTTATAGAATGTaataaacaatttttgaaaggacatacaattataaaataaactaatCTAGGTTTAATATCCCAGATTCTTCttacaaaaacagcaaaataaggggaagagataaaaatgaaatgtactaatatttctttttcatttctgttcaaatgaaaaataacccATTATTTTGCagttatttcaaaggaaaaaagtattttaatgcATAGATAATTACAAAATAACTTAAATAAAACCTCTAAATCACAAACAAAAAGAGCAAGTTATAGCAAAAAGTCTGAAAGAACACgcagtaaaatattaataatatgttaGAAAGCACAATTCAACTGACTAAATTTGAAGATCGAATTGACTTTATTAAATGATACAGGAACTGGGTAGCATCCCATCTAGCATGTAGAGAGATGCTCTGAGaagctgtacaaaatggaaggtttttataggcaGGAGGGCGGGGCAAGGAAgctattaacaaaagaaaagattgttTCAGGCCAGGACAGCTCTTGGGGGAAAGGGAACAGCAGGATTTTTATCATGCAGGTTACCTCACCCTAGTGCTGATGAGGGAAGTTCAGAGTGACTGTTACAAGGTCACGTTCtgggagaggttgaatctaagtcttggtttgctgtccTGACGGGCAAACAACACCAGTTTGgccttgttgtttcttttttaaccaatGCTTACTCCTGAAGTGTGAAGTCctggggatttttatttttcattttttgctcatctatattttacatttttctatcatgcatatatatttactagTGTAAAAACAAACTCATGTGAATTTCCAtatcttataaaatgaaattcagctataatgcttttaatttcttgaaatttgCATAtctcctgtgggtttttttttgcccccccccccccccccccccccagtatctGAGGCCGTTTAACAGACTTAAAATGTAAGACAGATACTGGGTCTGGATCAAGTTGAGCAAATTTTGGTTTTGGAAATTCCTGGGAACTTAAGAGCAAGAAGGAATCCCAAGTATATGTAAACATACCGACaacattaagaataaaatagccagttattttactagcaaaatgagtttattcaggaatagcagaggaattgcaattcAGGTCAAGGAAACTATggcaaaccataggcaagtccaaaGAGACAAAGGCAAGGTCAGCTTTTATCAGGTTTTAGGCGGAAATTGGGGAAGGCTGTTTTGAACAAAAGTTCACTGGAGAAGAACAAGAGTTGGAGGTTGTCATGGTTTCTCACTGGTTacaagtgggcagggagggatcttccttttttttttttttaaagcagaagatAAAATTCCTGTGTGAAAAATGTCTTCCATTGTCAAGATAATTcttatcttccttcttcctgtggGTGATGTGGGCTGCACAGAGTGGGTCCTGCATGAGAGCTCCCCCTTCAGGgcttcctgactccattttatttttatttatttatttatttttaaagattttatttatttatttgagatagagagagagcgagccagagagagcataagcgagCAAGAAAGAGCataggcggggggggggggggggggggggagggaaagggaaaagcagactccccactgagcagggagccagatgcggggctcacgacctgagctgaaggcagaggcttaacccactgagccacccaggtgcccccgactccattttaaatgaggtttcctttatttatcTTCACAAGACTAATTaactataatataataatttccaaaatatatgaaagcgTCCTAGAAATACCTTAAGTCAACAAAATGATTGTTAAAAATCAACAATCCCCAATGCTATTTAACTTCTGATAGACCTGTAGTGTACCTCTTTCAGGTTTTCTCCCTAACTCCCCTTTTTCTAAGAAATTCCCTCTCCTCATGCACAGGGTGGCAGTGGGTGGCCATCCATCCTGCTATTACAGTGCAATCGTGCTTTACCACAGCTCACGGGACCACAGGGGACAGCTGAACCAACCTGGGACGTTAGACATGGGCTTGAGAGAGCCGGGCCATTCTGTCTAGAAGCTTTACCTGTTAGAAATGCATCGTTGGGACTGCTGCTGGCCTTGTTCCTCCTTGTGGACTGGAGAGCTGAGGAGCTGAAAGAGGGCTTTGGCTGCCTCCATTTGGA containing:
- the LOC113265893 gene encoding 60S ribosomal protein L27a-like yields the protein MPSRLRKNRKLQGHVSHGHSLISKHQKHLGGWGNAGGTHHHRIHFHKYHPGYFGKVGLRHSHLKRNQSFCLTVSLDELWTLVSEQTRVSAAKNKTRAPPNIDVAPSSYYKVLGKEKRPKQPVLVKSKLFSRRAEKIKSVYVGGGGAVSW